The sequence AAGTTCACTTGCGCCTGATGCGACAGCTTCGCCATTTTTTAATAAGTATGTTTCCCATAGTGGGCGGGCAACGGAACCGACAACGGACACACCGTGAATCCCGAAAGACCAGAAAAATGTAATTAAAAATACGGGTACTAATACCCCAAATAAACTATCGCCAGCTGTAACGAGTGGGACTGTTAATTTCTCCACAAGGGCATGCAAATTGACGCCCATAATGATCGTGATGAGTGTCATGAGCATAATCACAATCGCCACAGGTATGAGCGCTTCGAATGAACGACTGACGGACGCGGGCACTGCCTCGGGAAGCCGAATTGTTATATTTCTTTGTTTACATATCCTAAAGATTTCGACAGAAAGAATCGAAACGATGATCGTTACGAAAAGCCCACTTCCACCTAGATATTGCATCGGCAGCACAAAGCCTAACTCTTCGACAACAGAGGGAGTAATGGTCAACAGCAAGGAAGCGACTGCGATTTGACCACCAGACAATGGGTCGACTTTATAAGATTGTGCCAAGTTATAGCCGATGCCGAACGCCACGTATAACGACATAATAAACATGGTCATTCGATAAGGAATTAAGATTTGATCGGCGTTTTCCGTCGCCCATTGAGTTATTCCCCACGATTCGGGCAACGGAGGGAACGCAATAATTAAGAAGAATGAACCGACGATAATAAATGGCAAGGAGGAGACAACTCCATCGCGTACAGCTAAAAGATGCCGCTGTTCCGCGAGCCTTGCCATCGGGTTAGATACTCTCTTTTCCAAGAAATCAATGAATTTCCCCATGACGTTAGCCTCTCTTTTTCTTCTTTATTTCACTAATTCTTGAAGCGTTTTCAACAATGTCGGTCCGCCGAGTGGCGTATAGGCTTGGGGTGGAATTGGCCCACAAGGAACCCCGTGTGCATCCGCTTCTTTTTTAATGTTGTCAAAACGATGTTTGATTTGCGGCGCCACCATCACGACATCCCAGTTGTTTTCTAGCTCCGCTGCCACTTCACTTGAGCCAATCGCTTTTACTTCCAGGGCTTGTCCATGTTTTTCTGCTTCTTTCTTCAGGGTGTTGACGACGATCGCGCTAGACATGCCACCAGAACATACAAACAATACTTTTGTCATTTCCAATCATCTCCTTCATGATTTTAAACTGTGAAGTTGTCTTTTGATTGTTTCTTGAAAAGGTTTTCACTTACATGTATTATAGGGTTAATGAAATAAAAATTCAATATAGTTATAGAGAAAAGCTAATTTAAATTTCGTATTATGTTTTTTTAATGAACGAAGGACATGTGAGGAGGAGTTTCGATGAACGTAGAGGTGGAAATATTCAACATAATTTCGAACGCAGGTGATGCAAAATCGATTGCTTATGAAGCGTTAAAATTAGCGCAAAACAACGATTTTCATTTAGCGAATGAGAAATTGGAAACAGCCAATAAAACGTTAGCAAAAGCACATAATACCCAGACAAAATTGATTCAAGCAGAAATCAATGGGGAGCATGTGGAACAGTCTTTGTTAATGGTCCATGCGCAAGACCACTTAATGGCGGCTATTAGCGAGATGTCATTAATTGAACAGATGATCGCCATTCTCCGCAGAGTAGCTCAATTAGAAGAGAGAGCGGAAAGTGAGAGTGTGTAAACATGCAGCAGCTAGGGATATCGATTTATCCAAATCATTCAACAACAGAAAAGGACAAACAGTATATACACGTAGCAAACCAATACGGGTTTACACGTGTGTTTACCTGTCTATTATCAGTAGAACAAGACAACATTTTAGCTAGTTTCAAAGAGACGATTCACTATGCCAAACAGCTTGGGATGGAGGTCATATGCGATATCAATCCACGTGTATTCAAGGATTTGGGTATTTCCTATGACGATCTCACTTTTTTTAAAAACCTTGGAGCGGATGGTATCCGGTTAGACCTTGGTTTTACTGGAAACGAAGAGTCAATGATGACGTTTAATCCTCATGGGTTGTTCATAGAAGTAAACATGAGCAATTCTACGAAATACATTGACAATATTTTAAGTTTCCAGCCCAACCGCAATAAGTTAATTGGTTGTCATAATTTTTACCCTCATCGCTATAGTGGATTGTCCTATGATTTTTTTATAGAATGCAGTGAGAAGTTTAAGAAATATGGATTAAGGACGGCTGCTTTTGTCTCTTCACAAGCGGCAACGTTTGGGCCGTGGCCAATTGTCGAAGGATTGCCGACACTAGAAATGCATCGTGGTTTGCCCATTGACGTTCAAGCGAAACATTTGTTTGCCACGCGGTTGATTGATGATGTCATTATAGGCAATGCCTACGCATCTGAAGAGGAACTTAAGCGTTTAAGCCAAATAAACAAGGAGAAACTGACATTTAATCTAGAACTCGTTGACTCCGTGAGCGCTCTTGAGAAAAAAATTCTATTTGATGAACCCCACTTTTATCGAGGCGATGTTTCTGACTATATGATCCGCTCTACCCAAAGCCGCGTTAAATATAGAGGGGAAGCTTTCCCACCCCACAATACAACAGACATAAAAAGAGGGGATGTCGTCATAGAAAGTGAATTATATGAACAGTATGCCGGTGAATTGCAAATTGCTTTAAAGGATATGAACAATTCTGGCCGGACAAACGTTGTTGCGAGAATCAGAGAAGAAGAGATTTTCTTAATTGATTCCTTAAAGCCATGGGACAAATTTGCCTTTTCAGAATGGGATGGGTGAGAAAATGTACGTGATCGGGCTTGACGCAGGCGGCACGAAAACACACGGGGCTGTAATGGATCAGGAGCAAAACATTCATTTCTCGGTCGAGACAGGGCCAGGAAACGTAGCTGTTGATAGCGAAAAAGCAAAAGAACAAATAATGGCTGCCATACAAGCTTGTATAAAAAGTAAGTACGGCAGTCTCTGTAAAGCGATTGTTTTAGGGATCGCTGGAATTGAAAAAGGGCATTTAAAAAGCGAATTTAAAACATTGGTTGAACAACAATTCCAATTGCCTGCATTGATTTTAAACGATGCCGAACTTGCGCTTTATGCCGTTCTCGAAGGCGAAAATGGGATACTGGCGATCGCAGGCACCGGCTCTGTATTGATTGGCAAAAAGGATTCAACGATCAAAATGGTTGGCGGTTGGGGGCATCTGCTCGGGGATGAAGGAAGCGCTTATCACATCGGAATACAAGCGTTAAAGCAATTAGCCTCGGAAATCGAGCAGGGGAACATTCAAACCAAATTGGCCAAGGCTTTGGCTACTCAGTACCAATTACCCGACGCATCAGCGATAAAGGAGTTTGTTTACTCTTCCACCAAAAAAGAAATTGCTGACATCGCCCTATTTGTGTATCGACGTGCACAAGACGATACAGATGCAAAAAAACTATTGGAACAAGCAGGAGAAGAACTAGCCCAGCAAGCCATTCGGTTAGTTAAACAACTTGAATTAGAAACATCGGCGATTCCGATCATAGTAAAAGGGAGTTTATTAGAGAAAAACGAATTTGTGCGCCACCATTTTGCCGAAAAGCTAAAACAATGTTCAACGGGCATTTCGATTGTTTGTAAAAACCGACCAACCGTAACAGGCGCTTTGCATGCATGGAAGAATTCAAACCATGATTAAATAGGACCAACTTTTGTGCCCGGGCCGCTTCTTTATAGGTTAACCGTTTCAAGAGACAATGTTTATGATTGGACCCCAAGGGAAGCGATCACCTCCCTCAATAAAGTTTAATTTTCTTTCGAATACTCACGTATTCTTAGAATTTCATATACAAGCTAACCAGCTGCCCCCCCCACTAGATAACATGCCTTGGATATAGTTAGCACAAATTTTAATTTTTTACAGGGCGTGGACCATCCTAACGCCCAAACTGGATGTGTTTGGAAATTAGAGTATGACCGTGCTTCGTCGAACTCTCCACACAGCTCACGGTCGCTCACCCTCCCATGTCTCTCTGGATCCCTAGAAAGTCCATACATTCCTTCGTCCTGCGTATCCGTGGTGTGGAGGCCGGATATGCTCCTATACTGGGTCCATGCCCGAATGGGGTAAATATGCTCCGGCTCTGCACTGTTGGTGTTTGTCTTCAAATGATTTTGTTAAGTCAGCGTTTATACAGCCTGTCATGCTTGGTTCTGAGGGATGCCACACAAAAGCTTAGAACCATCAAATGGACACTGACGCTGTCCAATGACAAAAATAACTTTCAGTAACTTCCCACACAAAGCAATCAATGACTGTTGTTTTTTTAACGGCTTATCAGGGCGTTTTGTGTAATAGGAATGCAGGGCTTTAAAGGTGGAATTATGGGCAACGAGCGGGCGAATGGCAAGGTATAAAGCTCTTCTGAGCTTACTGCGGCCTCGCTTCGTTATCTTGGTTTGTCCTTTCCATTTCCCTGAACGATTTTCTCGTAAAGACAGCCCTGCTAAATTAATCAACTGCTGGGGATGGCTGTATTTGGTCAGATCGCCTGTCTCAGCCAGGATGGTTGTCACGGTAGCGACTCCCAGCCCTTTAATAGCCATCATTTTTTTAGCTCCTGGAATGGTCTTTCCCACCTCTTCAAGGTCCTGATCTAGTTCTTCCAGTTGGGTCTTGAACAGCTCGTATTGGTCGAGAAGGCAGCCCATTTCCTGCCTGGCAAAGCGAATGCCGACGGAAAGACCAATGCTTTTCTTTGCGGCTTCTACCAGCTTTGTCGCCCGTTGGATTCCCACTCCCCGTTGGACATAGGGCTTCCATTTCTGAAGCACTTCTTCAGGAGTCATCTGAGAAATGTCAGAAGGAAAAGGAAAGAACTTTAGCGTACAAAGGGCGGCTTTTCCTTCCCAGTCTCCGAATACACCGAAGAATTCCGGGAAGTAGCGCTGAATCAGATTTTGGATTCTGCCTTCTGTGGTCATAAGCTGTTCGACGAGCTGATCTCTTATTTTGGCGCCTTCTCTTAGTTCCGCATAAATGCCTTCTACGAGATTGGGTACGGAGTATCGCCCGTCTTTAATCAGCTGTGCAATCACTTTAGCGTCCTTTGTATCATTTTTCGTTGGTGAATTGTCATCAAGCTCTTTGCTTTTTTTCACGTGCATGGGATTGACGACAACGAACTGGTAATGCTTCGCAACAAGGTAATAAGCGAGGTTTTTCCAATAGTGACCGGTTGGTTCTGCCCCGAAAAGGATGGTCTTCTTTCCATTCTCTTGTGCATATCGTTCGGCCCAGACAATTAGCTGTTCAAAGCCATGAATGTGGTTTTCAAAGATCAGACGTTTCCCAAACTCGATGCCCCGGTCATCCTGAGCGCGGGCTACATGTTTGTCTTTGGCGATATCAATGCCAATGATTAAGGTGGATGGTGTGATTTGCTTGATTTTCTGGTTTTGTGTATAATTCATTGCGAGTCCTCCTTGGGTATCAATTAAGGGTCCTTTTCGCTGATCAGCTTTGGACACCTCGTATCATACCAAGGGGGCTCTTTTTGTTTCAAACCTCATAAACCTTCATTACAGGAATGCTCCTTTCAAGGAGAAACGAGGACAACGAACATTCAAAGTGCGAACCCCAAGCGCACATAAAATCCCTAGATCACCCGCACCAAAAATGGCCTTAAATATGTGTTAATATGTACAAAAATGTAATAATGTGATCTTGTTCACTGTGCTATGATAGGAAATAGAGGCAAAATCAAACGTTTTCGGTTGTTTATTTTCCGGAAAATGGGTAAATGTCGCTGTCGCACTCTTTGTGAGTGCGTGGATTGAAATCCATTCGCGGAATGCTGACAAAGCTGGTTGCACCGTCGCACTCTTTGTGAGTGCGTGGATTGAAATGATTTGACTTTGATTACGGTTGATGGAACAAATGTCGCACTCTTTGTGAGTGCGTGGATTGAAATTTTCTACACAAGCGAAATCTTTGATTACGAGGTTTGTCGCACTCTTTGTGAGTGCGTGGATTGAAATTTGCGACTCGACTAGGCCAGCGAGAAATTGAACGTCGCACTCTTTGTGAGTGCGTGGATTGAAATTCCTATGCTTTTGCAGCGCATTGACGAACCGATAGGTCGCACTCTTTGTGAGTGCGTGGATTGAAATCCAGCCTTGTTCGACCTCTACCTTTCCCTTTGTGTCGCACTCTTAGTGAGTGCGTGGATTGAAATTACCACTGCTTTTACGAAGTACTCGTTTAGCTCCTGTCGCACTCTATGTGAGTGCGTGGATTGAAATCAGATGTCCATGTTGATTTGACCTGTCTGTAAAGGTCGCACTCTATGCGAGTGCTTCATTGAATCTCTTTGACAGATGCTACCGATTCCGCGTCTAAAGGTCACACGTTGTGTAAGTAATAGAGTCAAATAAAAGTTTCTCTGGCCCACACTCTTTTTCATTGCAAAAACGTCGCACTCTATTTTGAGTGCGACGATGATCACTTCCACCTCTTGTTTGATTCCTTTCCTAACAGACCTATTTTCTTCTTGTAAAAGGTCTTTCCGATAAATGCTAGTCGGTTTGTTGTTGAAGGGTTTGCAACTTCAATTCGTGTAAGGAGAGTGTAAAATAGCGTAGCCATTAAAACGAATGTGCTTTCTGGCGCAATTGGGTTGTAACGAATTGGACAAACGCTTTGACGACAGAAAGGTCGAGTGCGGAATTGGAATAGATTAACCACGTTTTTCTTAATAGTGGGTGGTTATCAATGGCAAGGATGCGGTTGTATAATTGGTCGTGCGGCCGAAGGGAAATTTGAGGGATGATTGCGTATCCTAAGCCATTGCGTACCATTTCTTTGCAAGTCTCGATACGGTCGACTTCCATCGTTACCATTGGTGGCTGGCTAAAATGATGGTTCCACCAGTCTTTGATCATATTATCAAAGATTGGATCGGTTTTATAGGATATCCTTCCAATAGAAGGTAGATCACCCATATGAATCTTATTCTCTGAAATTAAACACACATTTTCTTCGCTAAGAAGTATACTTTGTTCTTTCCATTCGTAGCTTCCACGGATAATGCCAATATGCACTTCTTTTTTTTCTAGTTTTTGTGATATTTTTGTACTCCAGCCAGTTGTAACGTTTACTTGTACATTGGGATAGACCGCAAGAAAATCTTTTAAAATCGTTGGTAATCGATAGTGGGCGAAATGACTGG is a genomic window of Shouchella clausii containing:
- a CDS encoding PTS sugar transporter subunit IIC, with amino-acid sequence MGKFIDFLEKRVSNPMARLAEQRHLLAVRDGVVSSLPFIIVGSFFLIIAFPPLPESWGITQWATENADQILIPYRMTMFIMSLYVAFGIGYNLAQSYKVDPLSGGQIAVASLLLTITPSVVEELGFVLPMQYLGGSGLFVTIIVSILSVEIFRICKQRNITIRLPEAVPASVSRSFEALIPVAIVIMLMTLITIIMGVNLHALVEKLTVPLVTAGDSLFGVLVPVFLITFFWSFGIHGVSVVGSVARPLWETYLLKNGEAVASGASELPHIAPEPLYQWFIWIGGSGATLGLVIVMLIFARSKYLKSLGRTVAVPSIFNINEPVIFGLPIVLNPILVIPFIITPIITAVIAYLATSVGLVSPTFIKAPWTLPAPIGAYLATGGDWRSIILVLVNLAISVVIYLPFLRIYDKKMLAMEQNEEQ
- a CDS encoding PTS sugar transporter subunit IIB, which translates into the protein MTKVLFVCSGGMSSAIVVNTLKKEAEKHGQALEVKAIGSSEVAAELENNWDVVMVAPQIKHRFDNIKKEADAHGVPCGPIPPQAYTPLGGPTLLKTLQELVK
- a CDS encoding PTS lactose/cellobiose transporter subunit IIA, translated to MNVEVEIFNIISNAGDAKSIAYEALKLAQNNDFHLANEKLETANKTLAKAHNTQTKLIQAEINGEHVEQSLLMVHAQDHLMAAISEMSLIEQMIAILRRVAQLEERAESESV
- a CDS encoding DUF871 domain-containing protein encodes the protein MQQLGISIYPNHSTTEKDKQYIHVANQYGFTRVFTCLLSVEQDNILASFKETIHYAKQLGMEVICDINPRVFKDLGISYDDLTFFKNLGADGIRLDLGFTGNEESMMTFNPHGLFIEVNMSNSTKYIDNILSFQPNRNKLIGCHNFYPHRYSGLSYDFFIECSEKFKKYGLRTAAFVSSQAATFGPWPIVEGLPTLEMHRGLPIDVQAKHLFATRLIDDVIIGNAYASEEELKRLSQINKEKLTFNLELVDSVSALEKKILFDEPHFYRGDVSDYMIRSTQSRVKYRGEAFPPHNTTDIKRGDVVIESELYEQYAGELQIALKDMNNSGRTNVVARIREEEIFLIDSLKPWDKFAFSEWDG
- a CDS encoding N-acetylglucosamine kinase, producing MYVIGLDAGGTKTHGAVMDQEQNIHFSVETGPGNVAVDSEKAKEQIMAAIQACIKSKYGSLCKAIVLGIAGIEKGHLKSEFKTLVEQQFQLPALILNDAELALYAVLEGENGILAIAGTGSVLIGKKDSTIKMVGGWGHLLGDEGSAYHIGIQALKQLASEIEQGNIQTKLAKALATQYQLPDASAIKEFVYSSTKKEIADIALFVYRRAQDDTDAKKLLEQAGEELAQQAIRLVKQLELETSAIPIIVKGSLLEKNEFVRHHFAEKLKQCSTGISIVCKNRPTVTGALHAWKNSNHD
- a CDS encoding IS110 family transposase encodes the protein MNYTQNQKIKQITPSTLIIGIDIAKDKHVARAQDDRGIEFGKRLIFENHIHGFEQLIVWAERYAQENGKKTILFGAEPTGHYWKNLAYYLVAKHYQFVVVNPMHVKKSKELDDNSPTKNDTKDAKVIAQLIKDGRYSVPNLVEGIYAELREGAKIRDQLVEQLMTTEGRIQNLIQRYFPEFFGVFGDWEGKAALCTLKFFPFPSDISQMTPEEVLQKWKPYVQRGVGIQRATKLVEAAKKSIGLSVGIRFARQEMGCLLDQYELFKTQLEELDQDLEEVGKTIPGAKKMMAIKGLGVATVTTILAETGDLTKYSHPQQLINLAGLSLRENRSGKWKGQTKITKRGRSKLRRALYLAIRPLVAHNSTFKALHSYYTKRPDKPLKKQQSLIALCGKLLKVIFVIGQRQCPFDGSKLLCGIPQNQA
- a CDS encoding LysR family transcriptional regulator, with translation MNEKDWELLQTLYEMKNITKAAEKLFISQPALTYRLRSLENEFGVEIAKRGTKRLQFTSEGEYLVEYSRKMLNELAKTKDQLLNMAGNIQGHLRIGVSSHFAHYRLPTILKDFLAVYPNVQVNVTTGWSTKISQKLEKKEVHIGIIRGSYEWKEQSILLSEENVCLISENKIHMGDLPSIGRISYKTDPIFDNMIKDWWNHHFSQPPMVTMEVDRIETCKEMVRNGLGYAIIPQISLRPHDQLYNRILAIDNHPLLRKTWLIYSNSALDLSVVKAFVQFVTTQLRQKAHSF